From the genome of Candidatus Binatia bacterium:
CCCCGCAGCCGGTCTTCGATCCGATCGGATCGCTGCAGGGGAAAATTCGTGAAGAACCCATTCGATGCTCTCGAAAACGTTCCGATGGAAGAGCGCGCGTGTGCGCAGCCTTCACACCATCTCCTTGAACCGGCGCCTTACCCATCCCGGCACGAGTCGTGACGCGACGCCGGCACGCCATGGCTCGCTCATTCCCTTTTCCGGCAGCCCGAGCGCGAGGCCAACCGCCGTTGCGAACGAGGCATCGTCGATCTCGTCGCCGAGGCCCTCGACGCCGCTCGGCTCGCCGAGCCGCACCGGAAGCTGCAGCACCCGCGAGGCGAGGCTGACGATCCCTGCCATCAGCGCGGTGCCTCCCGTCAGCACGACGCCGGAGGTGAGCAGTTCGCCGTAGCCCGACTTGATGATCGAATCGAGGACCTCCTCGAAGATCTCCTCGAGACGGGGCTCGATGATCTCCGCGAGATGGCGGGCCTGCACCTCGCGGTGAAGGCGGCCGCCGATGCCGGTGACCTCGACCATCTTCTCCTCGTCGACCAGGTCGACCACTGCACAGCCGTAGCGTTTCTTGAGGGTTTCGGCTTCGCCGAGCGGGGTTTCGAGCACGTGGGCAAGATCGCGGGTGACGTCCTGGCCGCCTACGCCGAATACCGCCGAGTGCACGACCGAGCCGCGCTGGAACACCGCGAGGTCGGTCGTTCCGGCGCCGATGTCGAGGACTGCGACGCCGAGTTCCTTTTCGTCGTGCTCGAGCACGGCTTCGGCCGAAGCGAGCGACGAGGCGACCGTTCCCGAGATCGTGAGTCCCGCGCGGTTGCAGCTCTTCGCAAGGTTGCGGAGCGAGGCTTCGGCCGCCGAGATCACGTGAAGGTGGGCTTCGAGACGAACGCCGCTCATGCCGACGGGATTGGTGATGCCGACCTGGCCGTCGACGACGAATTCGCGGCGCAGCAGGTGGATGATGCGGTGGTCTTTCGGCAGCGGGATCGCCTTGGCGGCCGTGATCGCGCGCGCAGCGGCCCGGCTGGAGACTTCGTCGTTGTCGATGCGCGCGACACCGTGGCTGTTCTCGCCCTTGACGTGGTCCCCGGACACCGAGACGACGACGTTGTGGATCTGGCTGCCGGCCATGCGCTCGGCTTCGGTCAGTGCCGCCAGGATCGCGGCCGCGGTCTTCTCGACGTCGCTGACTCGGCCGGCGCGCATGCCACGCGACGCGCTGGTGCCGATGCCGAGGATCGCAAGGCCGCTCGGCGCGCGCTCCGCCACCAGCAGCGTG
Proteins encoded in this window:
- the ftsA gene encoding cell division protein FtsA, which codes for MAKNLPIAALDVGTQKVTLLVAERAPSGLAILGIGTSASRGMRAGRVSDVEKTAAAILAALTEAERMAGSQIHNVVVSVSGDHVKGENSHGVARIDNDEVSSRAAARAITAAKAIPLPKDHRIIHLLRREFVVDGQVGITNPVGMSGVRLEAHLHVISAAEASLRNLAKSCNRAGLTISGTVASSLASAEAVLEHDEKELGVAVLDIGAGTTDLAVFQRGSVVHSAVFGVGGQDVTRDLAHVLETPLGEAETLKKRYGCAVVDLVDEEKMVEVTGIGGRLHREVQARHLAEIIEPRLEEIFEEVLDSIIKSGYGELLTSGVVLTGGTALMAGIVSLASRVLQLPVRLGEPSGVEGLGDEIDDASFATAVGLALGLPEKGMSEPWRAGVASRLVPGWVRRRFKEMV